The following DNA comes from Micromonospora chokoriensis.
CCCAGCCACTCACCGGTGGCGACGACACCGGCCAGGAGCCCGGCGAGGACCGCCTCGAAGGCGTCGGCGGTGCCGCAGGTGACAGGAACCGAATCGGGGACAGGCGCCGTCGGCGTGACCGAGCAGGTTCAATCCGCCGTACGTGGGGCGGTCAGTTGTCGCTGTCAGGGCCGGGTTCCGCACCCCGCGTCCCCGCCCGCACGTCCGGCGTGAGCAGTTCCTGGAAGACGGTGATGTGCAGGCCGGCGGGGGCGTCGATGCGGGAGTTGAGAGAATCCCACGGGGTACGCGTCGGCGGCGCGACCTCGCTCGCCCCGGCGGCGACCAGGCGGGAGGTGGTCGCCTCGGCGTCGTCCACCTCGAAGGCCACCCGCATCCGCGGGGCGACCTGCCGTCCCACCTCGACCTCGTCGATCATGCGTTTCTGGGCCGGGTTCGCGAGTTCGAGGGTGGCACGGCCGGCGTCGAGGATCATCACCCGGGCGTCGCCGTCGCCGACGAACTCTGCCTCCTCGGGCAGGCCGAGCGCGTCCCGGAAGAACGCGACGGCGGCCTCGTAGTCGTCGGCCTCCACCACGAGGCGCAGCTGACGGACGACAGGTGCGGGGTGCTCGGCGGCCATGCGCGCGATCCTAACGCCGTAGGCTCGCACCGTCGGGAAGGGAGCGTCATGGCCGGGACCCCGCACGACGAGACGTACCCCCTGCGCCCGGTCGGCCGGGTCGCCTCGCCGCTGACGGACACGGCGGACGCTCCGCGCCAGGGTGACGAGGGCGCCCCGACCGCCTGGTTGATCTTCGACCCGCAGGTCGGCCCGGCTCTGCGCGACCTGCGGAAGGGCGCGGAGCTGCTGGTGCTGACCTGGTTGGACCGCGCCCGCCGCGACGTGCTGGTGGTGCACCCGCGCGGCGACCAGAGCCGGCCGGAGACCGGGGTGTTCCGCACCCGGTCCCCGCACCGGCCCAACCCGATCGGCCTGCACCGGGTGCGGGTCCTGGGCGTGGACGGGCTGCGCGTCGAGGTGGCCGACCTGGAGGCCCTCGACGGCACCCCGATCCTGGACGTCAAGCCGGTGCTGGGCGCGGTCGACGAACGCTGAACCGCACAGCGGCCCACGAGCGCTGAACCGGGCACCCGCACGCGGGGCTCAGTGGCCGCGCGCCAGCCACTCCTCAAGGTGCGGGGCCTCCGCGCCGATGGTGGTGTCGTCGCCGTGGCCGGTGTGCACGACCGTCTCCGCCGGCAGGGTGAGCAGGCGGGTACGGATCGACCTGACGATGGTGCCGAAGTCGCTGTACGAGCGACCTGTCGCACCCGGGCCGCCGGCGAAGAGCGTGTCCCCCGTGAAGACCACGCCCAGGTCCGGGGCGTGGAAGCTGCACGCCCCTGGGCTGTGCCCGGGGGTGTGCAGCACCCGCAGCGTCGTGCCGCCCACCTCGATGCTCTGCCCGTCGTGCAGTTCGCCGTGCGGCGGCAGGTGCGGGTGGACCAGGTCCCACAGCACCCGGTCGGCGGCGTGCAGCAACACCGGCGCGCCGGTGGCCTCGGCCAGCTCTGGTGCCACCCGGACGTGGTCGTCGTGGGCGTGGGTGGCCAGGATCGCGCGGACCCGCCGGTCACCCACCAGGGCGAGGATCGCGGCGGCGTCATGCGGGGCGTCCAGGACGACGCACTCGCTGTCGTCACCGATCACCCAGACGTTGTTGTCCACGTCGAAGGTCTGTCCGTCCAGCGAGAACGTGCCGGCGGTGACCGCGCGGTCGATGCGGGCGCCCATCAGAACACCACCACCGAGCGCAGCACGTCGCCGTGGTGCATCCGCTCGAACGCGTTCTCGACCTGGTCGAGCGCGATCTCCTCGGTGACGAACGCGTCGAGGTCGAGCCGGCCCTGCAGATACAGCTCGGTGAGCATGGGGAAGTCCCGGCTGGGCAGACAGTCGCCGTACCAGCTCGACGTGAGGGCGCCGCCGCGTCCGAAGACGTCCAGCAGGGGCAGCTCGACCTGCATCTGCGGGGTCGGCACGCCGACCAGCACCACGGTGCCGGCCAGGTCGCGGGCGTAGAACGCCTGCTTCCAGGTCTCCGGCCGACCCACCGCGTCGATCACCACGTCGGCGCCGAACCCGCCGGTGGCGGCACGGATCGCCTCCACCGGGTCGGTCTCCGAGGCGTTGACCGTGTGCGTGGCTCCGAACCTGCGGGCCCAGTCCAGCTTGCGGCTGTCGGTGTCCACGGCGACGATCGTGGTGGCCCCGGCGAGGAGGGCACCGGCGACAGCGGCGTCTCCGACACCGCCGCAGCCGATCACCGCCACCGAGTCGCCCCGGGTGACGTTGCCGGTGTTCATCGCCGCGCCCAGCCCCGCCATCACCCCGCAGCCGAGCAGACCCACGGCAGCGGGTCGGGCGGCCGGGTCCACCTTGGTGCACTGCCCGGCGTGCACCAGGGTCTTTTCGGCGAACGCGCCGATCCCCAGCGCCGGGGCGAGTTCGGTGCCGTCGGTGAGCGTCATCCGCTGCTTCGCGTTGTGGGTGTTGAAGCAGTACCAGGGGCGGCCCCGGCGACAGGCGCGGCAGTCGCCGCAGACCGCACGCCAGTTGAGGACCACGAAGTCGCCCGGGGCGACGTCGGTGACGCCCTCGCCGACCTGCTCCACGATGCCCGCCGCCTCGTGGCCCAGCAGGAACGGGTAGTCGTCGTTGATGCCGCCCTCGCGGTAGTGCAGGTCGGTGTGGCAGACACCGCAGGACTGGATCCGGACGACGGCCTCACCGGGGCCGGGATCGGGCACCACGATGGTGGTGACCTCGACCGGCGCGCCCTTGCTGCGGGAGATGACTCCCCGGACTTGCTGGCTCACTTCGCCTCCTGCTGGTGGTCTGCGGCAGGGCCGGGGGCCGAGCGGGGCGGGGGTGCCACGGGCTCGGCGCTGGGCCCTCGGCGAACCTACCGCGACCACCACGGCCAGCCCAGCCCGCCCGGCGGTTATCGCGGGCGGTCCGGGGTACGCGGGCCGCATTCGACCACGGCCAACGGGAGTGACCATGAAACTCGCACACCTGCCGCTACGGGTCAGCATCGGTGCGTACTTCCTCAACTCGGGTCTGGGAAAGCGCACCCTGGAGGGCACCGCCGCGGAGGGCTTGCACGGGATGGCGGTGGCCGCCATGCCCCAGCTCGGTCAACTGGAGCCGGCGCGCTTCGCCAAGCTGCTGTCGTACTCGGAGATCGCCCTCGGGGCCGCGCTGGTCGCGCCGTTCGTTCCGGCGCCCCTGGTCGGGCTGGGTCTGACCGCGTTCGGCGCGGGCCTGGTGCAGCTGTACCTGAAGACGCCGGGAATGCGGGAGCCCGGCAGCATCCGCCCGACCCAGCAGGGTGCGGGGTTGGCCAAGGACGTCTGGCTGGTCGGCGCGGGGTTGACCCTGGTGCTGGAGGGGCTGACCCACGGTCGTCGGCGGCGCTCCTGATCCCCCTCGGGGAGCGCAGTTGACCGGCTCCGGCTCGGTGCGGCCGTTCTACCGGCCGATGCGGCCCCATCGCCGCAACGAGCCGCACCGCGCGTCCACGCCGCTGGAACTCTTCTTCGACCTGTGCTTCGTGGTGGCCGTGGCGCAGGCCGCCGGCAACCTGCACCACGACGTCTCCGACGGTCACGTCGGCCACGCGCTGACCAGCTACCTGATGGTCTTCTTCGCCATCTGGTGGTCGTGGATGAACTTCACCTGGTTCGCCTCGGCGTACGACACCGACGACGACGTCTACCGGATCACCACGCTGGTGCAGATCGCCGGAGCGTTGATCATCGCGGCCGGCGTGACCCGGGCGTTCACCGACGGCGATTTCAGCGTCATCACCTACGGGTACGTGGTGGTGCGGCTGGCCGCTGTCGTGCACTGGACCCGAGCCGCCGTCGGCGACCTCGCGCACCGGGCGGCGGCGCGCCGCTACGCGATCGGCGTGACGGTCGTGCAGCTCGGATGGCTGCTGCGTCTGTCGCTGCCCGACGAGTGGGGCCTCGCGTCGTTCGTGCTGCTGGGGCTGGCCGACCTGGCGGTGCCGGCGGTCGCCGAACGCCCCGGCATGACCCCGTGGCACCCGGCGCACATCACCGAACGGTACGGGCTGTTCACCCTGATCGTGCTCGGTGAGGCGGTGGCTGCCGTCTCGTTGGCGATCCAGGACGGACTCAACGCCGGCGAACACGACCTCTGGTCGCTCGCGGCGGCGGGCGCGGTCATCGTGTTCGCGCTCTGGTGGCTCTACTTCGACCGGCCGAACCAGGCGCCGGACCGGATGCCGTACTCCCTCGTCTGGGGCTACGGCCACTACCTGGTGTTCGCGTCGATCGCCGCGATCGGTGCCGGGCTGGGCGCGGCGGTGGACGTCGACCGGGGCCTCGCGCACATCTCCCCGACCGTCGCCGGGTACGCGGTGGGCATCCCCGTCGCGGTCTTCCTGCTCACGATCTGGGTGCTGCACGTCCGCCGGCAGCAGCACGGCGGTGTGGTCGTGGCCTTCCCGGTCGTCGCGCTGCTGGCGTTGCTCGCGCCGCTCGGCCCGACCCCGGTGTATGTCCTCGCGGCCCTGCTGGTCGCCCTGGTGACGGTGACCGTGCTGCTGCGCGGGCGGGACGTCGGGCCCAGCGCGACGGTGGCCGACCCGGCCTAGCGGCGTCGACGGTCACGCCACCTCACGGGCCGGGTCGACAGCGGCGTCGGCGGCGGGGCGTGGCGCGGGCACGCCGGGAGCGGGCGTCGGGGTCGGGCGGACGACGCCCCGGTTCAGGCCGGTGACCAGGAGCCGGTTGTACGAGGCCGGCAGCACCCGGGCCAGCAGGTCGGGCAGCTTCGCCGACCAGCCGATCAGCACCCGGCCCCGACGCCGCTCGACGCCACGCAGGATCACCTCGGCGGCCCGCTCCGGCGCGATGGTGAGCAGCTTCTCGAACTGTGCCCGGCCGGCCGCGTACTCCTCGTGGGAGACGCCGCTGCCGATGCGGGCGTTCTCGGTGATGCGGGTGCGGATCCCGCCCGGGTGCACCGACGTCACCCCGATGCCGTCGTCGACCAGTTCGTGGCGCAGCGCCTCGGTGAGGCCGCGTACGGCGAACTTGCTCGCCGAGTAGGCGGCCTGCCCGGCCGGCGCGATCAGCCCGAACAGGCTGGAGATGTTGACCAGGTGCGCGCCGCGTTCCGCCCGGAGGGTGGGCAGCAGCGCGTGGGTCAGCTGCGCCACGGCCCGGAAGTTGACGTCGATCACCCAGCTGAACTCGTCGAACGTCACCTGGTCGAACCGGCCCCCGAGGCCGACGCCGGCGTTGTTCACCAGCAGGCGTACGCGCGGGTGCCGCCGGCCGATCTCGGCGGCCACCTGGGCGGTGGCCGTCGCGTCGGCGAGATCCACCAGGTACGTGCGCACCCGGCGGTCCGGGTGCGCCGCGCGGATCGCGGTGACGACGGCGTCCAGCCGTTCCGCGTCGCGGTCCAGCAGCACCAGGTCGCTGCCCCGGCGGGCCAGCGCGTGCGCCAACGCGGCACCGATGCCGCTGGCCGCTCCGGTGACCACGGCCGTGGCCCCGGCGAACTCGAACCTCTGCACGGGGTGCTCCTCTCCTGGCGGTCAGCGACGCTCGGACGACACGGGAGGCCGGGTGCCGGTGGGCGCGTCGGTCCCGCCGGCCCGGGAGAACCGCACACCCTCGTCGGTGAGCCTGCCGTGGCGCATCAGCAGCACGTCGCGGGGGTAGTTCTGGTGCAGCCGCCACGGCGCGTTGGAACCCTGTCTGGGTAGCGCGTCGACGGCGCGCAGCACGTAGCCGGAGCGCAGGTCGATCAGCGGCGCCCGCCCGTCGTCGGGTGGCGGGAGCGGCGTGACGACCTGCTGGCCGGTGCGGTCCAGGTGCCGCAGCAGACGGCAGACGTACCCGGCGACCAGGTCGGCCTTGAGTGTCCACGACGCATTGGTGTAGCCGAGGGTCAGCGCGAAGTTCGGCACCCCGGAGAGCATCATGCCCTTGTAGGCGACGGTGCTGGCGAGGTCGACGTCGACACCGTCCACGCGCAGCGTCAGGCCACCGACGGCGAGCAGGTTGAGCCCGGTCGCGGTGACCACGATGTCGGCGGGCAGCACGTCGCCGGAGGTCAGCCGGACACCGTCCGCGGTGAAGGTGTCGACGGTGTCGGTGACCACCGACGCCCGGCCCTGCCGCACGGCGGTGAACAGGTCACCGTCGGGTGCGACGCAGAGCCGTTGGTCCCACGGGTCGTAGCGGGGTGAGAAGTGCCGGTCCACGTCGTACCCGAGCGG
Coding sequences within:
- a CDS encoding VOC family protein; amino-acid sequence: MAAEHPAPVVRQLRLVVEADDYEAAVAFFRDALGLPEEAEFVGDGDARVMILDAGRATLELANPAQKRMIDEVEVGRQVAPRMRVAFEVDDAEATTSRLVAAGASEVAPPTRTPWDSLNSRIDAPAGLHITVFQELLTPDVRAGTRGAEPGPDSDN
- the tsaA gene encoding tRNA (N6-threonylcarbamoyladenosine(37)-N6)-methyltransferase TrmO — its product is MAGTPHDETYPLRPVGRVASPLTDTADAPRQGDEGAPTAWLIFDPQVGPALRDLRKGAELLVLTWLDRARRDVLVVHPRGDQSRPETGVFRTRSPHRPNPIGLHRVRVLGVDGLRVEVADLEALDGTPILDVKPVLGAVDER
- a CDS encoding MBL fold metallo-hydrolase, producing the protein MGARIDRAVTAGTFSLDGQTFDVDNNVWVIGDDSECVVLDAPHDAAAILALVGDRRVRAILATHAHDDHVRVAPELAEATGAPVLLHAADRVLWDLVHPHLPPHGELHDGQSIEVGGTTLRVLHTPGHSPGACSFHAPDLGVVFTGDTLFAGGPGATGRSYSDFGTIVRSIRTRLLTLPAETVVHTGHGDDTTIGAEAPHLEEWLARGH
- a CDS encoding S-(hydroxymethyl)mycothiol dehydrogenase, translating into MSQQVRGVISRSKGAPVEVTTIVVPDPGPGEAVVRIQSCGVCHTDLHYREGGINDDYPFLLGHEAAGIVEQVGEGVTDVAPGDFVVLNWRAVCGDCRACRRGRPWYCFNTHNAKQRMTLTDGTELAPALGIGAFAEKTLVHAGQCTKVDPAARPAAVGLLGCGVMAGLGAAMNTGNVTRGDSVAVIGCGGVGDAAVAGALLAGATTIVAVDTDSRKLDWARRFGATHTVNASETDPVEAIRAATGGFGADVVIDAVGRPETWKQAFYARDLAGTVVLVGVPTPQMQVELPLLDVFGRGGALTSSWYGDCLPSRDFPMLTELYLQGRLDLDAFVTEEIALDQVENAFERMHHGDVLRSVVVF
- a CDS encoding low temperature requirement protein A; translation: MTGSGSVRPFYRPMRPHRRNEPHRASTPLELFFDLCFVVAVAQAAGNLHHDVSDGHVGHALTSYLMVFFAIWWSWMNFTWFASAYDTDDDVYRITTLVQIAGALIIAAGVTRAFTDGDFSVITYGYVVVRLAAVVHWTRAAVGDLAHRAAARRYAIGVTVVQLGWLLRLSLPDEWGLASFVLLGLADLAVPAVAERPGMTPWHPAHITERYGLFTLIVLGEAVAAVSLAIQDGLNAGEHDLWSLAAAGAVIVFALWWLYFDRPNQAPDRMPYSLVWGYGHYLVFASIAAIGAGLGAAVDVDRGLAHISPTVAGYAVGIPVAVFLLTIWVLHVRRQQHGGVVVAFPVVALLALLAPLGPTPVYVLAALLVALVTVTVLLRGRDVGPSATVADPA
- a CDS encoding SDR family NAD(P)-dependent oxidoreductase, encoding MQRFEFAGATAVVTGAASGIGAALAHALARRGSDLVLLDRDAERLDAVVTAIRAAHPDRRVRTYLVDLADATATAQVAAEIGRRHPRVRLLVNNAGVGLGGRFDQVTFDEFSWVIDVNFRAVAQLTHALLPTLRAERGAHLVNISSLFGLIAPAGQAAYSASKFAVRGLTEALRHELVDDGIGVTSVHPGGIRTRITENARIGSGVSHEEYAAGRAQFEKLLTIAPERAAEVILRGVERRRGRVLIGWSAKLPDLLARVLPASYNRLLVTGLNRGVVRPTPTPAPGVPAPRPAADAAVDPAREVA